The following proteins come from a genomic window of Salinicoccus sp. RF5:
- a CDS encoding Na+/H+ antiporter NhaC family protein, with product MKDNTRGNPLALLPLLIFVALFIGTGIITRDFQAMPITVALIVAIVAAMLIKPKDRLNEKIGIVTQGAGRENIMLMVLIFLLAGAFSQVAENMGAVESTVNLGLSLLPSNLLLIGLFIICCFISISMGTSTGTVVALAPIAIGIAGQTDLSLALALATVIGGAMFGDNLSVISDTTIVSTQSQEVKMSDKFKTNFFIVLPGAIATVIILWFISSGQSTTPATDLDYNLLKVLPYLAVLIIALLGVNVLIVLSGGIVFAGLVGFLDGSYTFTSFVTAAGEGIGNMQNISIIAILIGGLIALIQHYGGIDYLLHFITSRIRSRRGAEFGIASLVSATDLSTANNTISIIITGPLAKDIADEYGVDRRKSASILDIFAAAFQGLIPYGGQMLAAAGLAAISPVAMIPYSIYPAMLLICGIIAILIGFPRKLNA from the coding sequence ATGAAGGATAATACACGGGGCAATCCACTCGCACTGCTCCCACTGCTCATTTTTGTCGCACTGTTCATCGGTACTGGCATCATCACCCGGGACTTCCAAGCGATGCCGATCACCGTTGCACTCATCGTCGCCATCGTTGCAGCGATGCTGATAAAACCGAAAGACCGTCTGAATGAGAAGATCGGTATCGTGACCCAGGGTGCCGGACGGGAGAACATCATGCTGATGGTGCTCATCTTCCTACTCGCCGGCGCATTCTCGCAGGTCGCAGAGAATATGGGGGCTGTGGAGTCCACAGTCAATCTCGGCCTGTCACTCCTGCCGAGCAATCTGCTGCTGATCGGCCTGTTCATCATCTGCTGCTTCATCTCCATTTCGATGGGGACCTCAACGGGTACTGTCGTAGCACTTGCCCCCATCGCCATCGGCATAGCCGGACAGACGGATCTTTCACTGGCCCTTGCACTTGCCACAGTCATCGGCGGCGCCATGTTTGGGGACAACCTGTCGGTCATTTCCGATACGACGATCGTTTCCACACAGTCCCAGGAGGTCAAGATGTCTGATAAGTTCAAGACGAATTTCTTCATTGTGCTGCCGGGCGCCATCGCAACAGTCATCATACTCTGGTTCATCTCGTCCGGACAGTCGACGACCCCCGCGACGGATCTCGACTACAACCTGTTAAAAGTACTGCCCTACCTCGCTGTTCTGATAATCGCACTGCTCGGGGTCAATGTATTGATCGTCCTTTCCGGAGGCATTGTCTTTGCCGGACTCGTCGGCTTCCTTGACGGGTCCTATACATTCACATCATTCGTCACTGCTGCCGGCGAAGGTATCGGCAATATGCAGAACATTTCCATCATCGCCATACTGATCGGCGGACTCATCGCACTGATCCAGCATTACGGCGGCATCGACTACCTGCTCCACTTCATCACGAGCAGGATCCGCTCCAGAAGAGGTGCAGAGTTCGGGATCGCTTCACTCGTCAGTGCAACAGATCTCAGCACCGCCAACAATACGATTTCCATCATCATCACGGGACCCCTGGCCAAAGACATTGCCGATGAATATGGTGTCGACCGGAGGAAGTCCGCGAGCATCCTCGATATCTTCGCCGCCGCCTTCCAGGGACTCATCCCCTACGGCGGACAGATGCTCGCTGCGGCAGGCCTTGCAGCCATTTCACCCGTCGCCATGATTCCGTATTCCATCTATCCCGCGATGCTCCTGATCTGTGGCATCATCGCGATACTCATTGGTTTCCCACGGAAACTTAATGCGTAA
- a CDS encoding catalase translates to MADKNYQKENEIPREKEAERDTLTTRQGRPVTDNQNLRTIGDRGPATMENYHFLEKMSHFDREEVPERVVHARGTGAFGYFETYGKVGDEPVEKYTRAKVFSGEGKKTPLMVRFSTVAGAKDSPETERDPRGFAVKMYTEDGNWDLVGNNLKIFFIRDAMKFPDMIHAFKADPVSNVPDPTRMFDFVSRSPEATHMITFLFSPWGIPASYRHMQGSGVNTYKWVNDKGEAVLVKYHWEPKQGIRNLTQEEAHDIQSQNVAHATQDLYTAIERGNYPEWELFVQIMEDDYHEELDFDPLDDTKLWPEDKFPWKPVGRMVLNENPTDFHAQIEQASFGTGVLVDGMDFSDDKMLIGRTFSYSDTQRYRVGANYLQVPVNRPKTNVRTNQHRGQLDHRDPSEGSRDPSINYEPSMTGGLEEAPEEAPQHQPTYNAAAMTKPIDRPNNYGQAGETYRGFEDWERDELIKNLSNVLSQCDERIQEAMVHHFTQADEEYGRRVKEGIEAKVKEMQEMGDDTEMPGREAGEKSRYGKGTAAQQQAAEDAVDKGHESDPY, encoded by the coding sequence TTGGCAGATAAGAACTATCAGAAAGAAAATGAGATTCCACGAGAAAAAGAGGCGGAACGCGATACGCTGACGACCCGGCAGGGCCGGCCCGTCACAGATAACCAGAACTTGCGCACCATCGGCGACCGGGGGCCGGCGACGATGGAGAACTACCATTTCCTTGAAAAGATGTCGCACTTCGACCGGGAAGAAGTGCCGGAACGCGTAGTGCACGCACGAGGCACCGGTGCATTCGGCTACTTTGAAACATACGGCAAAGTCGGTGATGAACCGGTGGAAAAGTACACACGCGCCAAAGTATTTTCCGGCGAAGGCAAGAAGACGCCGCTCATGGTACGCTTCTCCACTGTCGCAGGTGCCAAGGACTCTCCGGAAACGGAACGGGATCCACGGGGCTTCGCTGTAAAAATGTATACGGAGGACGGCAACTGGGACCTCGTCGGCAACAATCTGAAGATCTTCTTCATCCGTGATGCCATGAAGTTCCCGGATATGATCCACGCCTTCAAGGCAGATCCTGTATCCAATGTGCCCGATCCGACACGGATGTTCGATTTCGTCTCCCGTTCTCCGGAAGCGACGCACATGATCACATTCCTGTTCTCGCCCTGGGGCATCCCTGCCTCCTACCGGCATATGCAGGGTTCCGGCGTCAACACGTACAAGTGGGTGAATGACAAAGGGGAAGCGGTCCTCGTCAAATACCACTGGGAGCCGAAACAGGGCATCCGCAACCTGACACAGGAAGAAGCGCACGATATCCAGTCCCAGAATGTCGCCCATGCGACACAGGACCTCTACACCGCGATCGAACGCGGCAACTATCCTGAATGGGAACTGTTCGTTCAGATTATGGAGGATGACTATCATGAAGAACTGGACTTCGATCCACTCGATGATACGAAACTCTGGCCTGAGGACAAGTTCCCTTGGAAGCCGGTCGGACGCATGGTGCTTAATGAAAATCCGACGGACTTCCACGCCCAGATCGAACAGGCGTCATTCGGTACCGGTGTACTCGTCGACGGCATGGATTTCTCCGACGACAAGATGCTGATCGGCCGTACATTCTCCTACTCCGATACGCAGCGCTACCGTGTCGGTGCCAACTATCTGCAGGTGCCTGTCAACAGGCCGAAGACCAACGTACGCACAAACCAGCACCGCGGACAGCTCGACCATCGTGATCCGAGCGAAGGCAGCAGGGATCCGAGCATCAACTATGAACCATCCATGACCGGCGGTCTCGAGGAGGCGCCTGAAGAGGCACCACAGCATCAGCCGACATACAACGCTGCGGCGATGACGAAGCCGATCGACCGTCCGAACAACTACGGCCAGGCCGGTGAGACGTACCGTGGCTTCGAGGACTGGGAACGCGACGAACTGATCAAGAACCTCTCCAATGTACTCTCACAGTGTGACGAGCGCATACAGGAGGCCATGGTCCACCACTTCACGCAGGCGGACGAAGAATACGGACGCCGCGTCAAGGAAGGCATCGAAGCAAAGGTGAAGGAAATGCAGGAGATGGGCGACGACACCGAAATGCCCGGCCGTGAAGCTGGAGAGAAATCCAGATATGGCAAGGGCACTGCCGCCCAGCAGCAGGCTGCTGAAGACGCAGTCGATAAAGGACACGAATCCGATCCGTACTAG
- a CDS encoding LLM class flavin-dependent oxidoreductase, which produces MSKKQIHLNGFIQNSPSPHSTGLWKHEKDQGTRHNRLDYWTGTAKTLERGKFDALFIADVLGTYSVYGNSHDAAAKHAVQLPAHDPTLVIPAMAAVTKHLGFAPTISTTYAQPYSLARQLSTLDHLTEGRVAWNVVTSYLESEAVNMGLEQRLPKEMRYNRADEFLEVVYKLWEDSWEADAVQHDREKDTFADPDKVHMINHRGEFFNVPGPHLVEPSPQRTPVLFQAGASPKGRDFAAKHAEAVFTKNHSLEALAAYVKDIRERTVAQGRNADDVKVFPMILPIIGETEAAAYEKYEALQDSVSYEGTASLLSGHTGIDFSQYDPDQYIEDIETEAVQGNLDMYTKDPNRKWTLREAIKNHGLGNGTVKFIGTPAQIADRIEEWAIEGDADGFNIAQTYSPGTFEEFVDLVVPELQARGIYRTEYEGETLRENMFGKGRKHLADNHPAKRPSLAGQWH; this is translated from the coding sequence ATGTCAAAAAAACAGATTCATCTCAACGGTTTCATCCAAAATTCGCCATCACCGCATTCTACAGGACTCTGGAAGCATGAAAAGGACCAGGGGACTCGCCACAACCGCCTGGACTATTGGACCGGTACAGCAAAGACTCTGGAACGCGGTAAATTCGATGCGCTCTTCATTGCGGATGTTCTCGGCACATACAGCGTCTACGGCAACAGCCATGATGCAGCGGCGAAGCATGCCGTACAGCTTCCCGCCCATGACCCGACACTTGTGATTCCTGCCATGGCGGCCGTCACGAAGCACCTCGGGTTCGCACCGACGATTTCGACTACATACGCACAACCCTATTCATTGGCCCGCCAGCTGTCGACGCTGGATCATCTGACGGAAGGGCGGGTCGCATGGAATGTCGTGACTTCATACCTTGAGAGCGAGGCGGTGAATATGGGGCTTGAACAGCGTCTGCCGAAGGAGATGCGCTATAACCGGGCAGATGAGTTCCTCGAAGTCGTGTACAAGCTCTGGGAGGACAGCTGGGAGGCGGATGCCGTCCAACATGATAGGGAGAAGGATACTTTTGCCGATCCGGATAAGGTGCACATGATCAACCACCGCGGTGAATTCTTCAATGTGCCCGGACCCCACCTTGTGGAACCTTCACCCCAGAGGACGCCAGTGCTCTTCCAGGCGGGTGCATCGCCAAAGGGACGCGACTTTGCAGCGAAGCATGCAGAAGCGGTCTTCACGAAGAACCATTCGCTCGAGGCGCTGGCGGCCTACGTGAAGGATATCAGGGAGCGTACGGTGGCCCAGGGCAGGAATGCAGATGACGTCAAAGTGTTTCCGATGATCCTGCCGATCATCGGGGAGACCGAGGCGGCAGCCTACGAGAAGTATGAAGCACTCCAGGACAGTGTGAGCTATGAAGGCACGGCATCCCTCCTGTCCGGCCATACGGGCATCGACTTCTCTCAGTATGATCCGGACCAGTATATCGAAGACATTGAGACGGAAGCGGTGCAGGGGAACCTCGACATGTATACGAAGGATCCGAACCGCAAATGGACATTGCGGGAAGCAATCAAGAACCACGGACTCGGCAATGGGACGGTGAAGTTCATCGGTACGCCGGCACAGATTGCGGACCGGATTGAAGAGTGGGCCATAGAGGGCGATGCGGATGGCTTCAACATCGCCCAGACCTATTCGCCGGGCACGTTCGAGGAGTTCGTCGACCTTGTCGTCCCTGAACTGCAGGCGCGCGGCATCTACCGCACGGAATATGAAGGGGAGACGCTCAGGGAGAACATGTTCGGAAAAGGAAGGAAACATCTTGCAGACAATCATCCCGCAAAGAGGCCAAGCCTTGCCGGGCAGTGGCACTAG
- a CDS encoding amidohydrolase — MNLQQQIEKVMEAVVTWRRTMHKHPELSFQEHWTSSYIKSELEKMGDIEISQPTETSVLGIIRGAKPGRKIGLRADIDALQIQEERSDIDFVSEKEGVMHACGHDGHAAILLGAAKVLVQNIDDLHGEVYLIFQHAEEEPPGGAQEMVATGLFDDLDFIYGQHLFTPIPTGKIGITNGPITSNSDTFDLKIQGRGGHASQPENSIDPIVIGGQIISQFQTIISRIASPLDSAVISTTKFHAGSAKNIIPDNAMLEGSVRTINDETREMVRERMEKAVKGVCDMYGATYDFSFNYGYSAVVNEDAVTDRVRRMATEEFGDKVFEYPLAMGGEDFAAFSRIIPATYAWIGAGNKEKDMEYPHHHPKFGIDEDSFIDGVKMMVLTAFEMTQPE; from the coding sequence ATGAACCTGCAACAACAGATTGAAAAAGTAATGGAAGCAGTCGTCACATGGCGCCGCACCATGCACAAGCATCCTGAACTGTCATTCCAGGAACATTGGACAAGCAGCTATATAAAGTCGGAACTTGAAAAGATGGGGGACATTGAAATCTCCCAGCCGACGGAAACGAGCGTCCTCGGCATCATCAGGGGAGCGAAGCCGGGACGGAAGATCGGGCTCCGTGCAGACATCGATGCCCTCCAGATACAGGAGGAGAGGAGCGATATCGATTTCGTCTCCGAGAAGGAAGGTGTGATGCATGCATGCGGCCACGACGGACACGCAGCCATCCTGCTCGGTGCCGCCAAAGTGCTCGTGCAGAATATCGATGACCTTCACGGCGAAGTCTATCTGATCTTCCAGCATGCTGAGGAGGAACCGCCGGGCGGGGCGCAGGAAATGGTGGCTACCGGACTTTTTGATGATCTCGACTTCATCTATGGGCAGCACCTGTTCACGCCGATACCGACCGGCAAGATCGGCATCACGAACGGACCGATCACATCGAATTCCGACACATTCGACCTGAAAATCCAGGGACGGGGCGGACATGCCTCACAGCCCGAGAACTCGATCGACCCGATCGTCATCGGCGGTCAGATCATCAGCCAGTTCCAGACGATCATTTCACGGATTGCTTCACCGCTCGATTCCGCCGTCATCTCGACGACGAAATTCCATGCCGGCAGTGCGAAGAACATCATCCCGGACAACGCCATGCTCGAAGGCAGCGTGCGCACCATCAATGATGAGACACGGGAGATGGTCAGAGAGCGTATGGAAAAGGCGGTCAAAGGCGTCTGCGACATGTACGGGGCAACTTATGACTTTTCATTCAACTACGGCTATTCTGCTGTAGTGAATGAAGATGCTGTGACGGACAGGGTCAGAAGGATGGCGACAGAGGAATTTGGGGACAAGGTATTTGAGTATCCGCTCGCAATGGGCGGGGAAGACTTCGCCGCCTTCTCCCGCATCATACCGGCGACCTATGCCTGGATCGGTGCAGGCAACAAGGAGAAGGATATGGAATATCCACACCACCATCCGAAGTTCGGCATCGATGAAGACAGCTTCATCGACGGCGTGAAGATGATGGTCCTGACGGCATTTGAAATGACACAGCCTGAATAA
- a CDS encoding AbgT family transporter: MHMENNQKRGIFNRFLDVVERVGNKLPDPIVLFIILMFTILGASFIGGMLKWEAVNPADGETIQAVNLLNGEGIVRIFTEAITNFSEFPPLGMVLVVMIGIGMAEKSGYFETAMKRAIEVSPQKLILPAIILVGIVGNVAGDAAPIILPPIAAMVVMKLGYHPFVGLVMAYAASLGAFAANVIPGMTEALALAFTEPAAQLIDPDYTGSLLMNYYFTAVATVFLLAIVYFVTKKITVPRLGTYEGLETADHEPLEKKEIVALRWANISALLTFIIFMVFLLPENAIFRNAETGSIIQDSPFMNSIIFILTIFFFVPGLVYGLKAGTIRSTKDFGSMLGDAMGTMGSYVVLVFFAAQMLAYFSWSNLGPIIAIKGANALEAVNASGIPLIIGFILLAGLINLLIGSASAKWAILAPVFVPMFMLLGYDPAFTQMLYRIGDSFTNPITPMLPYLPLLLAFAQRYDKNAGLGTLLSALLPYSIVLFFAWTILLIVWYLIGIPLGIDGPIYLPES, translated from the coding sequence ATACATATGGAAAATAATCAAAAAAGGGGAATCTTCAACCGTTTCCTCGATGTGGTCGAAAGGGTGGGGAATAAACTTCCCGATCCGATCGTACTGTTCATCATCCTGATGTTTACGATTCTCGGCGCCTCATTCATCGGCGGCATGCTCAAATGGGAAGCCGTAAATCCTGCAGACGGTGAAACGATCCAGGCGGTGAACCTGCTCAATGGGGAAGGAATCGTCCGCATCTTCACGGAAGCAATTACGAATTTCAGTGAATTTCCACCACTCGGCATGGTGCTGGTCGTCATGATCGGTATCGGAATGGCCGAGAAATCAGGGTACTTCGAGACAGCTATGAAGCGGGCCATCGAAGTATCTCCGCAGAAACTCATCCTGCCTGCCATCATCCTGGTCGGCATCGTGGGTAACGTTGCCGGTGACGCGGCACCGATCATCCTGCCACCGATTGCGGCCATGGTCGTCATGAAGCTCGGCTACCATCCGTTCGTGGGGCTGGTCATGGCGTACGCGGCTTCCCTCGGTGCATTCGCAGCCAACGTCATCCCAGGGATGACTGAAGCACTGGCACTTGCGTTCACGGAACCTGCTGCACAGCTGATCGATCCGGACTATACGGGCAGCCTGCTCATGAACTACTACTTTACGGCAGTGGCGACTGTATTCCTGCTTGCGATCGTCTATTTTGTGACGAAAAAGATTACAGTGCCCCGACTTGGTACATATGAAGGATTGGAGACGGCGGATCATGAACCATTGGAGAAGAAGGAGATTGTGGCCCTCAGGTGGGCGAACATCTCCGCACTCCTGACATTCATTATCTTCATGGTGTTCCTCCTACCTGAGAATGCGATATTCCGTAATGCTGAAACGGGCTCCATCATCCAGGATTCGCCGTTCATGAATTCAATCATATTCATATTGACGATCTTCTTCTTCGTCCCGGGCCTCGTCTATGGCCTCAAGGCCGGCACAATCCGTTCGACGAAGGACTTCGGCAGCATGCTCGGGGATGCGATGGGTACGATGGGAAGCTATGTCGTCCTCGTATTCTTCGCCGCCCAGATGCTCGCCTACTTCAGCTGGAGCAACCTCGGGCCGATCATTGCCATCAAGGGTGCGAACGCGCTTGAGGCGGTGAACGCCTCCGGCATTCCGCTCATCATCGGATTCATCCTGCTGGCTGGCCTCATCAACCTGCTGATCGGCAGCGCCTCGGCAAAATGGGCCATCCTGGCCCCGGTGTTCGTACCGATGTTCATGCTGCTCGGCTATGACCCGGCATTCACGCAGATGCTCTACCGTATCGGCGATTCATTCACGAATCCGATCACACCGATGCTGCCGTATCTGCCGCTGCTGCTCGCATTTGCGCAGCGTTACGATAAGAACGCCGGACTCGGCACACTGCTGTCGGCCCTGCTGCCGTATTCGATCGTCCTGTTCTTCGCATGGACGATACTACTCATTGTATGGTACCTGATCGGCATACCTCTCGGTATCGACGGACCGATCTACCTGCCTGAATCTTGA
- a CDS encoding NAD(P)/FAD-dependent oxidoreductase yields the protein MNISDTLIIGGGPAGLYASFYAGLRGMSVQLIDHHSELGGKLNIYPEKIIWDIGGIPPQPAEDIKQQMITQAKTFHPEIHVSTTCQSVIRHADHFETVTDRGSFYSRTLIIASGRGIFTPVRLKIEGAEAYELTNLHYTVKRLERFKDRNVLISGAGNTAVDWADALSEVAASVTMVYRSEEMKGHEAMIASLHRKDNIQMCAQCAIEMLHPNDAGDAIASVKLNNGLSLDVDDVLVSHGYESNCEFLNSLEGDIRYNDHQMIKTHDVADTPVPGIYACGDQIVYDGKVRLIAGCFTEAAQAANHAKTFIKSDAPEDGMVSSHNDIFKEKNKALIRKMH from the coding sequence ATGAATATTTCTGACACACTCATCATCGGCGGAGGGCCTGCAGGTTTGTATGCAAGTTTCTATGCAGGGCTGCGCGGCATGAGTGTCCAGCTCATCGATCATCATTCGGAACTTGGCGGAAAACTCAATATATATCCCGAGAAGATAATTTGGGACATCGGCGGCATCCCCCCTCAGCCGGCTGAGGATATCAAACAACAGATGATCACCCAGGCAAAGACCTTCCACCCTGAAATCCATGTCTCGACGACATGCCAATCGGTCATCCGCCACGCGGACCACTTCGAAACCGTAACCGACCGGGGATCCTTCTACAGCCGGACACTGATCATCGCCTCCGGACGCGGCATCTTCACTCCAGTCAGGTTGAAGATCGAAGGCGCTGAAGCATACGAACTGACGAACCTTCACTATACCGTCAAAAGGCTCGAACGCTTCAAAGACCGGAATGTGCTCATCTCAGGCGCCGGCAATACGGCGGTCGACTGGGCGGATGCACTCTCGGAAGTCGCTGCCTCGGTCACGATGGTCTACAGGAGTGAAGAAATGAAGGGGCATGAAGCGATGATCGCCTCCCTTCACCGGAAAGATAATATTCAGATGTGCGCGCAGTGTGCAATAGAGATGCTCCATCCGAACGATGCCGGTGATGCCATCGCCTCGGTCAAACTCAATAATGGTCTGTCACTCGATGTCGACGATGTCCTTGTCAGCCACGGCTATGAATCAAACTGTGAATTCCTCAACTCCCTTGAAGGCGACATCAGGTACAACGACCATCAGATGATCAAGACCCATGATGTCGCGGACACACCCGTGCCCGGCATCTATGCCTGTGGTGACCAGATCGTCTATGACGGCAAAGTCCGGCTGATCGCCGGATGCTTCACAGAAGCCGCCCAGGCAGCCAATCATGCGAAGACATTCATCAAATCGGATGCCCCTGAAGATGGCATGGTCTCCTCACACAATGACATCTTCAAGGAAAAGAACAAGGCTCTGATCCGGAAGATGCACTGA
- a CDS encoding sodium:pantothenate symporter, with translation MEQITLYTWIGFSAFLLLMLAVGYLSSRKMKTIGDFATGGGKLGPYVLGFSFAATYLSAATFLGYPGWSHEWGLSNLWLFLAIIAGGPVGVLMVAKKVRKLNTKQKSLSLPDWLGDFYKSDILRVGTALILLFNIFYIAAQFVAGARIFEYLLGMSYTTGLILIAVIVVVYVFAGGALADIYTDAIQAVLMAVTAIVIFISGIVIFWRGSIADTFSGISGNLASQNENLVKVFNPESLHFYSFGAVFGAIAIQWAFASAPHLFNKVLGLKHEKDLGKMIATYVVVASLCVLVLFGGLYSRAALGDSVAAADLALVDYIIWAFPAIFVAFFGVVILAAAMSTTDGIFVSISTVFANDIFLKFLVKRKIVKVSDEKAQRIAFQISRMTVPVIGLLALLIVLRPPEYMGDIMWIGISGIAAGTMGPILQAVYAKRRAPARAAELSMIVGLGSYLFLYFSGIIPSTMSAGAVATFIGIATINIASWVLRPSTAVKPAEEGGS, from the coding sequence ATGGAACAGATAACTTTATATACTTGGATCGGCTTTTCGGCATTCCTTCTGCTGATGCTTGCGGTCGGCTATCTGAGTTCAAGAAAAATGAAGACCATCGGTGATTTTGCGACAGGCGGCGGCAAGCTTGGTCCATATGTACTGGGCTTCTCCTTCGCCGCAACGTATTTGAGTGCAGCAACCTTCCTCGGGTATCCGGGGTGGTCCCATGAATGGGGGCTGTCCAACCTCTGGCTGTTCCTGGCTATCATTGCAGGCGGGCCGGTTGGTGTCCTTATGGTGGCCAAGAAGGTGCGTAAGCTGAATACGAAGCAGAAGTCCCTTTCCCTGCCGGACTGGCTTGGGGATTTCTATAAAAGCGACATCCTGCGGGTGGGGACGGCCCTCATCCTGCTGTTCAACATATTCTACATCGCCGCACAGTTCGTTGCAGGTGCACGGATATTCGAGTATCTGCTCGGCATGTCCTACACGACCGGCCTCATACTCATTGCGGTCATCGTCGTCGTCTATGTATTCGCAGGCGGTGCACTGGCCGACATATATACAGATGCCATCCAGGCTGTGCTGATGGCGGTCACTGCCATCGTCATATTCATCTCGGGCATCGTCATATTCTGGCGCGGGAGCATCGCGGATACATTTTCCGGCATTTCAGGCAACCTTGCTTCACAGAATGAAAATCTCGTGAAGGTATTCAATCCCGAATCCCTACACTTCTATTCCTTTGGGGCCGTATTCGGCGCCATCGCCATCCAGTGGGCGTTCGCTTCCGCTCCGCACCTGTTCAACAAGGTGCTCGGACTGAAGCATGAGAAGGATCTCGGCAAGATGATCGCGACCTACGTCGTCGTCGCTTCCCTATGTGTGCTTGTCCTCTTCGGCGGCCTATACAGCCGGGCGGCACTCGGCGATTCGGTCGCTGCAGCGGACCTGGCGCTCGTCGACTACATCATCTGGGCGTTCCCTGCCATATTCGTCGCATTTTTCGGCGTCGTCATCCTGGCTGCTGCGATGTCCACGACAGACGGCATCTTCGTATCCATTTCGACGGTGTTCGCCAACGATATCTTCCTGAAGTTCCTGGTGAAGCGCAAGATCGTCAAAGTGAGCGACGAAAAAGCACAGCGCATCGCCTTCCAGATCAGCCGCATGACGGTGCCGGTCATCGGTCTGCTGGCATTGCTCATCGTCCTCCGGCCGCCTGAATATATGGGTGACATCATGTGGATCGGCATCTCCGGCATCGCCGCCGGAACGATGGGGCCGATACTGCAGGCCGTCTATGCGAAGCGTCGGGCGCCGGCACGTGCGGCTGAGCTGTCGATGATCGTGGGCTTGGGCTCCTACCTGTTCCTCTATTTCAGCGGAATCATTCCAAGTACGATGTCGGCAGGGGCTGTGGCGACCTTCATCGGAATCGCCACCATCAATATCGCTTCTTGGGTGCTCCGCCCATCTACAGCGGTGAAACCGGCAGAAGAGGGGGGATCCTGA
- a CDS encoding thioredoxin domain-containing protein, with amino-acid sequence MSMEYAPPLSFGRDGAKKHVEVFLNTACPYCHNFFLAAHEAVMPRVESGEVRYTIKHYDKPKVRLLHGTIANLFLDYNQPNEAYEIMKSLFLTQKEWAHLDSGEIEQMMEQEYGCQEQRSTMNLSLDITKEALERSILVVPTVFINGEKFEFDSMSEPRKISEKLAYMLD; translated from the coding sequence ATGAGTATGGAATATGCACCACCTTTAAGCTTTGGACGGGATGGGGCCAAAAAGCATGTTGAAGTTTTTCTGAACACCGCCTGTCCGTATTGCCACAACTTTTTTCTGGCTGCCCACGAAGCTGTGATGCCGCGTGTCGAATCGGGGGAAGTACGATACACCATAAAGCACTATGACAAACCGAAGGTGCGGCTGCTCCATGGTACGATAGCCAACCTTTTTCTGGACTATAACCAGCCCAATGAAGCATATGAAATCATGAAGTCCCTGTTCCTGACACAGAAGGAATGGGCGCATCTCGACAGCGGGGAAATCGAACAGATGATGGAGCAGGAGTATGGCTGCCAGGAGCAGAGGAGTACGATGAACTTGAGCCTCGATATTACAAAGGAGGCGCTGGAGCGTTCAATTCTGGTTGTGCCGACGGTCTTCATAAATGGCGAAAAATTCGAGTTCGACAGTATGAGTGAGCCGAGGAAAATATCTGAAAAGCTGGCATATATGCTGGATTGA